From the genome of Gemmatimonadota bacterium, one region includes:
- a CDS encoding SRPBCC domain-containing protein has translation MDERKDGDGAPTQERPTVERRGERELVVTRTINGPARLVFEAFTKAELFRQWWVPRSFGLSMLSCVMDVRVGGEYRVVFPYEDSTMEFFGTYVEVVPDSRLVWTNEESDGGVTVTTVTFDEVDGRTVVAVHDLYPSKDAADAAAGSTGAMPEALEQLDELLVGLGSTNAE, from the coding sequence ATGGACGAACGAAAAGACGGTGACGGCGCCCCAACCCAGGAGCGGCCCACGGTGGAACGAAGGGGCGAGCGCGAACTCGTCGTCACGCGAACCATCAACGGTCCGGCGCGCCTCGTGTTCGAGGCCTTTACCAAGGCCGAACTCTTCAGGCAGTGGTGGGTGCCCAGATCGTTTGGTCTGAGCATGCTGTCCTGCGTGATGGATGTTCGTGTGGGAGGCGAGTACCGAGTGGTCTTTCCCTACGAGGATTCGACCATGGAGTTCTTCGGCACGTACGTGGAAGTGGTCCCCGATTCGCGTCTCGTGTGGACCAACGAGGAAAGCGATGGCGGCGTGACCGTCACGACGGTGACGTTCGATGAAGTCGACGGCAGAACGGTGGTGGCGGTGCACGATCTCTATCCCTCGAAGGACGCGGCCGATGCCGCCGCCGGATCTACCGGCGCGATGCCTGAGGCGCTCGAACAACTCGACGAACTGCTCGTCGGCCTGGGATCGACAAACGCGGAATGA
- a CDS encoding alpha/beta hydrolase, with translation MRTPDTKGHAKVNGVELYYEIHGDGPPLVMLHGGVTPSEMFGAPLTEMAKTHRVIAPHARGHGLSKDTSRPWSHDVFADDVAALLRHLGITKASVMGYSSGGDVALQVAIRHPELVDKLIVIAAGFRSDGYYPEVLQAFAQMPAAAPMIAAEVAKSPLATLYPSVNWETVFRKTGELANHSYDWSASVAGIKAPTLLVFADADAIRPEHMAEFYKLLGGGQRDAGIDGSLRSASRLAIVPNTTHMNLLGAPSVMQFATEFLKSP, from the coding sequence ATGCGCACGCCTGACACCAAGGGCCATGCCAAGGTCAACGGCGTCGAGCTGTACTACGAGATCCACGGGGATGGTCCACCCCTCGTGATGCTGCATGGAGGGGTCACGCCGTCCGAGATGTTCGGTGCACCGTTGACCGAGATGGCCAAGACGCACCGCGTCATCGCGCCGCATGCTCGGGGACACGGCTTGAGCAAGGACACGAGCCGCCCGTGGTCGCACGATGTCTTCGCCGACGACGTCGCCGCGCTGCTGCGGCATCTCGGCATCACCAAGGCGAGTGTGATGGGGTACTCGAGTGGTGGAGACGTGGCGCTGCAGGTCGCCATCCGCCATCCCGAACTGGTCGACAAGCTGATCGTGATCGCGGCCGGCTTTCGCTCGGACGGCTACTACCCGGAGGTACTGCAGGCCTTCGCCCAGATGCCCGCGGCGGCACCGATGATTGCGGCCGAGGTGGCCAAGTCGCCGCTTGCCACGCTCTATCCGTCGGTGAACTGGGAGACCGTGTTCAGGAAGACGGGTGAACTGGCGAATCACAGCTACGACTGGTCGGCCTCCGTGGCTGGCATCAAGGCACCGACGCTGCTCGTCTTTGCGGATGCCGACGCGATTCGCCCCGAGCACATGGCGGAGTTCTACAAGCTGTTAGGCGGCGGACAGCGTGACGCGGGCATTGATGGATCGCTGCGATCTGCCAGCCGGTTGGCGATCGTTCCGAACACGACCCACATGAACCTCCTCGGCGCTCCAAGTGTCATGCAGTTCGCCACGGAGTTCCTGAAGTCGCCGTAA
- a CDS encoding DNA-3-methyladenine glycosylase I, translating to MTTYCDVARGHEFHGPYHDREYGFPIADDDRLFERLMLEINQAGLSWLTILRKREHFTRAYHGFEIARVARYTSRDEARLLGDAGIIRNRLKVKAAIENATRIQSLQRSHGSFAAWLDAHHPLDRPAWQKLFKQTFVFTGGEIVGEFLMSTGYLAGAHDESCPVYAKVLKKRPPWSRRVSVRR from the coding sequence ATGACCACCTACTGCGACGTCGCGCGTGGACACGAGTTCCACGGCCCCTACCACGACCGGGAGTACGGCTTTCCCATTGCCGACGACGACCGCCTGTTCGAGCGCCTGATGCTCGAGATCAACCAGGCCGGACTCTCGTGGCTCACGATCCTCAGGAAACGTGAGCACTTCACCCGCGCGTACCACGGCTTCGAGATTGCCCGCGTTGCGCGCTACACCTCGCGCGACGAGGCACGCCTGCTCGGCGACGCCGGGATCATCCGCAACAGGCTCAAGGTGAAGGCCGCGATCGAGAACGCGACGCGCATCCAGTCGCTGCAGCGGTCGCACGGCTCGTTCGCCGCCTGGCTCGACGCGCACCACCCGCTCGACCGCCCGGCGTGGCAGAAGCTGTTCAAGCAGACCTTCGTCTTCACCGGGGGCGAGATCGTCGGCGAGTTCCTGATGAGCACCGGCTACCTCGCCGGGGCGCACGACGAGTCGTGTCCGGTCTATGCGAAGGTGCTGAAGAAGCGTCCGCCCTGGTCGCGGAGGGTCAGCGTTAGGCGCTAG
- a CDS encoding cyclic nucleotide-binding domain-containing protein, whose product MSRISIVPPKPPARQTLVHRGATLVSSTPRDRANRLDGTRWSNRLSWKEEEGIGLYLECFRLGEGVALFKEGDHDAFAAIIISGALEIRKGDSSQQQRVVGRLTEGKMVGEMSLIDGTFRSATAVATEPTEILVLSREDFDTMCNDRPDLALKVALMIAEAVSQLLRKTTGELVDYLDTDDERAL is encoded by the coding sequence ATGAGCCGGATCAGCATTGTCCCACCCAAGCCGCCTGCTCGCCAGACGCTCGTGCACCGGGGGGCCACGTTGGTGTCGTCGACACCACGTGACCGCGCCAACCGGTTGGACGGCACGCGCTGGAGCAACCGCCTCTCCTGGAAGGAGGAGGAGGGGATCGGCCTGTACCTCGAGTGCTTCCGCCTTGGCGAGGGGGTCGCCCTCTTCAAGGAAGGGGACCACGATGCCTTCGCCGCGATCATCATCAGCGGGGCATTGGAGATCCGGAAGGGAGACTCGTCGCAGCAACAGCGCGTGGTGGGGCGGCTCACCGAGGGGAAGATGGTCGGTGAGATGTCGCTCATCGACGGCACGTTCCGCTCGGCCACCGCGGTCGCGACCGAACCGACCGAGATCCTCGTGCTGTCGCGCGAGGACTTCGACACCATGTGTAACGACCGCCCCGATCTCGCGCTCAAGGTGGCGCTGATGATCGCCGAGGCCGTGTCGCAGCTCCTGCGCAAGACGACCGGGGAGCTGGTCGACTATCTCGACACGGACGACGAGCGGGCGCTCTAG